A single genomic interval of Helianthus annuus cultivar XRQ/B chromosome 13, HanXRQr2.0-SUNRISE, whole genome shotgun sequence harbors:
- the LOC110898411 gene encoding uncharacterized protein LOC110898411, translating to MHVTNGRRWWPSLSPRYCTGESSRSASDLDRSTEYNRRWEPESISESLEVIPILNWETEVQQARISIHNIFISRNIPSRIYTIYTLHVGRRHELRLRIGIFTNNVWCHYRRIASLFHRFPILQQNSIMQGWLERYPRKASVIRLAGEGEAYDQF from the exons ATGCATGTGACAAATGGCAGGCGATGGTGGCCATCCCTTTCG CCGCGATACTGTACCGGAGAGTCCAGCCGCTCAGCATCTGATTTGGATCGTTCAACGGAATATAACCGGAGATGGGAACCAGAATCTATCTCTGAATCTCTG GAGGTTATACCGATCTTAAACTGGGAAACCGAGGTTCAGCAAGCTCGCATTAGCATTCATAATATTTTCATCAGTCGCAATATTCCCAGCCGTATTTATACCATCTACACCCTCCATGTGGGTCGCAGGCATGAGCTTCGATTACGCATTGGGATTTTTACTAATAATGTGTGGTGTCACTATCGGCGCATCGCTTCCTTATTTCATCGGTTCCCTATTTTACAACAAAATTCAA TTATGCAGGGTTGGTTAGAAAGATATCCGAGGAAAGCATCGGTTATACGGTTAGCAGGTGAAGGAGAGGCGTATGATCAGTTTTGA